CTCCacgaaacagccgtcctaccttggtaggagtaaggtctgcgtacattctaccctccccagacccatgttgtgggatttcactgggttgttgttgttgtatagatATTGAAAATTTAAGTCCATTCATTTTTTGTCCACTATGTTGTATGGTGTATATGCGTGTACAAATTTCTCTTTTCAAGTTTACCTTTTCTAATTTATATAtcactattttcttctttcttctttgcAAATCATTAATTAGGAATGCCTTTGCATTTGAACTACAATTAGCTTCGAAGCTCAGCAAGAACTCCATTCAGGTACAAGGTACCATGGGCAGTAAAGTCAAGATTTCTAGGTCGATATAAGCTAAATGGAGAGCTACGACTATTCATCAATTTTTCACAAAACAATGTACAAATCACCTAAAAAAGACCTATCTTGATGCTGGAGATGAGAGTACTACAAAGAGGGAATTGGTGGAGAGCCAATTGGCCAAGAAGTAGATTTCGAGTCCATTAGGAGGTTAATGAGtttatatattggcccttttttTGAATCTGTTAATGCTTACATTACATGATTTACcattcatatatcatatattgagTTTAGAAGAATGAACAAGTAACAAGAATTTTGCTAATCTGAGGGCAACTAGGCAGGTTATCATTGCCGTTTTAGCTGTATGTTTACACTCTTACTCTTACCTCATGCTCAGTTATTGAAGCTTTAAGTTTCACATATAGTGCTTATTAATATAAGCAAAGGGTATATGTGAAATCCAAAGTATATATGAACTTAAACATTTCTTTGTATAGACAAACATGTATGTATCAGTATATTTATCAGATCCACAACAAAGCTGTCCAAGTAGAAGTGAAAAAAATAGGAGAAGAATCTGGCATTAATCAAGCAGAGGTGCAAAATGTTTATCTTTATAGGTGAATCGAATGTCATTTGATTATTGGTGGAGTTATTTTTGTATGATTGTATAAATGTAAGTTGTAATGTTGGGCCCGTGCTTAGCACGGCATATGCCTATCCAGTAAATATATGTATGACTAATGAAAATAATGGATTGCAGTAATAATCAAACCTATTACTTCGGAGCAAAAGTTTGAAGTTCAGATAATTTCTATTCAATTAccttaatttttgaatttgacCTTTATTCATACATTGAATTTCGAGATAGCTAGATGGTAATAATCTTTTTTAGCTCCTCGTGAATTTTTTATATTCTCTTCTGAACAATAAATTCTCTTTCTATTAAGAAATTCGAAAGAAAAGATCCTTTAGACAAGAAAATAAGGGGCTTTTGATCGAAATGGATAGAAGAAGCACTGCAAAAAATGTAGGGATTAGGAACTAACTTCGTTCTATATTGCCTAGTGTTTGAGCTAACATTAAGGAATAGTCGGGATGCTCAAGATAAAAAGAAAGTGTGTTTTCAGATAGCTATAAAATTACTGATAGTGAACTGAAAGGTTATTCCCTTCCCAACCTTAAGATAACCGCTACGAACAGTATCTGTTTATTATTTGATTGGGATAATAAACTTCTTAAAATCATTCATagacattaaaaaaaatgtttggtCATTgcatatatttgaaaaatacaaaaattgatTCTCAATAAGCAATGTAATAATTTAAgcaataatattatataataatattaatttttttagagtAAATTTTTGTCCTGAAATTATTCGATAAATTAGTTctagaaaatattattattacggagtatcaattttttttaaaaaaagcatTTATGATgcaatacataaatatttaatcTCGAATATGAGAAAACTCAATCTCTCTCTCCTCCCCCTCCCCCACAACCAATCCAACACGCacaaaaaaatacattatgtCATTACTAATGATcgagaaaaatataaaactcTAAAAAGTTAGTATTTATTCACgatttcttttatttgtctagatatatgaaatatggactacatttgaatttttttttgttcgaatggttgttgtaattttttttgaaaataaataaattgttcgaatggttgttgtaattttttttgaaaataaataaataataaagtgtATGTCAAGAAATAATGTCCATTTAAGCAAATCAACTTTTTGGATTACTATTTAGATTTGGTCTTTATATTCAAAAGTTATGTaagtatattttttgaaaagttaCAACACTGAGTGTTGATAGATTCACTGTTAATAAATAAACTATAAAATTTTAGATCATGAAATAACATTTTctcataaaattaatttcaaaggtTCTTAAATTacaagagaaaaaaaggaaattgacAAAAAATTTCCGTGAAAAGATTTATGTTTAATTACCCTTTTATTTCAGTggattacaaaaataaatatacagcACTAATGTATACACGTGACGACAGGTTATTATTGTTGGAGTCCTAAAGAAAATAACCAGTTCTCAAAACTCCGTTAAAAAAGTGCCCGACGGTGGGAATCGTAACCCTAATCGTCCGATGTCAACATCCGGGCAACAGCAGTTCCGGTACACGCAGACACCGTCGAAAGTTCTTCACCTCCGGAATCTGCCATGGGATTGCAGCGATGAAGAGCTAGTAGAGCTTTGCAAGCCCTTTGGTAAAATTGTCAACACCAAGTGCAACGTCGGGGCCAATCGCAACCAAGCGTTTGTCGAATTTGTAAGTTGCTTTTCATTCGATTATCACAATTGATTGTCTTAAGAGGGATAACGATAGTCGTCCCGTTTCTTTGTTAGGAAAATTCACCCAACCGTTTCTAGATTTCTTTGTTGCGGCTAAATGTGAGTAGCTAGAGTTCAATTATTCAATGCATACACGGTTCAAGCTCTTTCTCAGTTTTCATAGCCTGTTCATGGCAGGCCATGCTCCATGGTTAACTCAGTTAGAATGTTTAGAAGATGGCTGGCTATTAGACTGTTGAAGTTAAGATATGGCAGTTCAAATACCAAAACACTGTGTGCGAGCAGATATCCTATCGCCGGGCAGGTTCCCTAGAGTTTGTGCTTGTAGGACTGCCCTCCAGCCACCGGATTAGTTGAGGTGTGCTCAAATTGGCTCTGGAATGGATTGGAGCCGTCATAATGAATTTGTTATATTAGAATTATTAGGAGTTTCCATAATGAATTTGTAAATTGTAATTGTAGAATAAGTAACTGCTGAAATAGGTTAGTTACACTCATGGGTTTCATTTCTAAAGCAATTCTTTTGTATAGACGCCTTTTATTATGAGTGCGTTAACATGACACTTATTATTACCCTCTAAGGTGCATATTTGTCAACTGCAGGCAGACCTTAATCAGGCAATCAATATGGTTTCATATTATGCTTCATCTTCAGAGCCTGCTCAAGTTCGTGGCAAGACGGTGTACATTCAGTATTCTAACAGGAATGAAATTGTCAATAATAAGAGTCCCGGAGATGTTCCAGGAAATGTTTTGCTGGTGACTATCGAGGGTGTTGAAGCTGGTGATGTCAGTATCGATGTCATTCATTTGGTAAGTGTCTTGTTGCTTTTTCTCCTCCTTATAGAGGAATTATTTCCAAGTAAGCTAATTCAGGCCTTATGGACTGTTCAGAAGTCGTGCCTTATGAAGAGTTAAGTATTTATCCAATAATCCTTAATAATTTTTGAACACGGCATGATTTCTCTAAGAATTTTGTATTTTAATACAAgtccataaaaagaaaaaaaaacataactaGTGTACTTCTATGAAGAGTATTGTTATGTTGCTTtgtgttaaaatatattttttctcctcttttcttgttttaaaatataatttctccAGCACAGCAGATTGTTCTGGGACATTCTTTTAGTTTCTTGAAACCTTTACTGCTTTCTGTGGCCTGAAACTTTGGCTATGGTTCAGATTGTAGAAGAGCTCAATCTTACTTATTATTTCACTTTCATCGCATATAACAACATTAGATGATGGCAGTGTTAACTAAAGTTGATTGAATCACAGATGGTCATTATTTAAGATCTTTTGTTGGAGACATTCTGGATATGTAATCATGTCGGTCATAAACCTTTCTATGGCTTGCATATACAGGTGTTACTCTGCACTCACAATCTAGTTCCTTTGTGTTTCTTCTTCAGTGTGTTTTGGGAAACATAGTACTTGTTGATATTCCTTTATTACCTTTCTCTGTCTGATTTGCTTTTAATGGGACAAAACCCATTTCAGGTATTTTCAGCCTTTGGTTTTGTTCAAAAGATCGCTACTTTTGAAAAGGCTGCAGGTTTTCAGGTCCGTATGTCTGTGGACCAATGACTTTTGGCTTCTTCTTAATTTTGGGTGGATGAAATGGCTGAGTTCTAATGGGTTTCTGTTACATCTTGACAGGCATTGATTCAATTTAGTGATGTTGGGACAGCGTCTGCTGCTAGAGAGGCATTGGATGGGAGAAGTATACCAAAGTATGGCTAGTCCATTCACATTGTTTGAACATACCTTGGATTTTTTCAACTTGCTTCCCACTTTACATTTGATCAACTAGTGTAACTAGTGTACTTGTCCGCGCAAAGCGCGGTCATAAAATCTTATGATAGAAAACATAGGCGAAGAGCATTTTAGATtacaacatacccagtaaaatcccacaagtgggggcGAAGAGCATTTTggattaaatatgaaaataactcAGTTAAACAGTATATGTGAACGTGACTTAACAAAACATAAAAGTAGAAGAATGACTGTAAAGACAACAAACATGAAGTTAAAAATCTGGAGGATGTAACCCTATAATCGTTTtgccttttcttcttctaaggCATCACTAGTATTTTATCTTTCAATATGAATTATTGACACTTAAATTTTCATTAAgttgatattattttcttttttgctcgagtaccttgggtctataaTTCAAGGAAATGGGGAGATTGAAAATGATGCTACACATCGTATTAGAGTAGGGTAGATAAAATGGAGGTTCACATTCGGTGTCTTGTGTGATAAAAATGTGTTACCAAGGTTGAAAGGTAAATTTTGTAATGTGGTTCTTAGACTAGCTATGTTGTATGGGACATAGTGTTGGCTGGTCAAGAACTTGCACATCTAGAAGATGCAAGAAGTGGAAATGAAGATGCTGAGATGGGTGTGTGGGCATACGATGAGAGATATGATTAGAAAAGATGATATATTCGGGACAAGATGAGAGTAGCTTTGTGGTGGATAAGATAAGAGAAGCAAGACTGAGATGTTTCAGACATGTGAAAAGGAGAtgcacagatgctccagtgaggaggtgtggaTTTGGCTATGGTGGGACGAGGAGAGGGAGATGTAGAGGTAGGctgaaaaagtattggggaaAGGTGATTCAACAAAACATGACTCACATGCAACTTATCATGGatatgaccctagataggaggttATGGAGCTCAAGGATTAGGATAGAAGACTAGTAGGTAATCGTACGTTGTCTAGCTTCtttatcaatttattttattttattattgttactgTCCTACTAACTTATTCTTTaattgtattatatgttgtttcaTTTGCTTTTGGTTATCGTTTTATTTGTTGTTGCTACTGTTCCTTTCtcccttattttcttttcaaacctACTTTGATATGATTTACTTGTGCGGGGGTCaattggaaacaacctctctacctttaCAAGATATGGTTAATTGTTGTTGTCCTGTcaatataaaactcaaaaactaaaaagaaaaggaaacagagaaaaagaaaacaataagaaatgaaaaaagaaacaatTAAGTGCATCTCGTCTCATATTCCCTAATCCATATAATTTGTccatttctttcaattttatgGTATCCCTATTTTTTGGAAAGAATTAACTTAAATAACTGTCCGCATAACCGTTTAAATTTAAAACAATTAGTGGTGTATGATATACATACAATTCATGTATAGTATATGTATAATTgtacataattaatatataatttatgtataCCAACTAAAAAGATAAACAATAAATTTGACGAACTATTTATCTAAAGATCCTATCCTTTTCCCCCTCTTGTTATAATCTCAGCAATCCAAAACCTTTGTGACAAGAAAAAAAGATAGCTAACTTCAGTTTTATGTTTTTCTCCTCGTTTTTCCCTCTCCTTTGCTTATTTTCTGTTTCTTCCATTCAAATCTTTCTTTCTGTAAATTGGCGgttctctctctctttcatgCATAGTACAATTTCTTTTTACTTTTCtgtatctttctttctttctttctttccttccatCAACTCCACTTTTAACCCGAGAAAAGATCCCTTTGTTTCTCCTCCTTATTTTATGTAAAATGTCAAGATTCTATCTTCTTTCTCTTGTTAgttatttttaccattttaaagGTCCATTATCCttgtatatatttctttttcttttcctttactttCTAATCTATCTTTCCTCCCATGATTCCATTTAATCAATCAAACAATTccctatatttttttctatatatttaTAGCGGAGATTGAATTGTCGCATCACCTCTCTTGAGACTACATCAATAGATTGTTTATACagctaaaataaaatatagctaACTAATTAGTGTTAGATTTTCAACAAAGGAAATATACTAGTCAAAcattattcatgtttctaccatCTCTTTATGATACTTCTAATATTTCTTTTGATTAAAATTTTTGTGGAAATATTTCACATAATATAAGAGCTGATTAATAataagggcagcccggtgcacttaagctttCGCTATGcacagggtccggggaagggcccgaccacaagggtctattgtacgcaactttaccttgcatttcttccagaggctgtttccaaggcttgaacccgcgacctcctggtcacatgacaacaactttactaGTTAATAATAATGATGTAATATTACTTTTGGTAGCTACTATTTGTTTTTTAATGTAAAAGGAATGACATTAAACCCATAACTTACTATAAAATCAAATTTTCGTTCATTGCACTTTCATCTTTATGCTCCTGCATTTTAAAATTAGATAGCTTAAATTGATAACTATAAAAAGAGAAGTAGCAAACAACTAATAAACTAAACATTACATGAGAGTTCATAGATAAAGAACCTTACCTTATAATTTGTTAAGAGGATACGGTTGCCATTAATTCATTCAGATGTGCAAAACTTTAATCATTGACGGAAATTACTTGGATAATAAGTCATGGAAAAGGCAAAAGATTCTTAATTTACTCATAATGCTAAacataaaatagaaagaaataacgagaaaaagggaaaaaattgaATACACATCCTATGAAAAGAAACATCCCAACTCTTCtcatcttttcccttttttagtttattttgtaaTTTCTCGACAGATCTCTCTCGCTCTCGCTCTCACACTCCCACCTCTCCTTGTGGTGGCATCCATTTTGCTTTGTGGAACCAACTCTTCTTTGGAGTCTTTTATCTTTTGCACTTCCTTTTCCTCTTCAGACACATCTTATTTGTCATTAGATTCTTGTTCACATAGTCAAAAGCCTTCAATTGTCTCGACTCTATTGCCATTTGCAAATACATAATTTTTCTTAAAGATATGAAGCCGTCAAACCTTTTGATAAATCATGAGATGGAAGTAAAAATCTCTAATTTTGGAGTGAGCGAAATCATGCCTATTTGGATCTTGCGATTTGTATGTTGCACTTATATAAGTCCACTAAAGTTTCTTGACATTTATGGAGTTAATTACAATATAATCCATTTGAATAACTAAAGCGTTATATTAAGGGTAAGTTACGAAGAAAAAGTCTCAGAATACTAAGTGAAGAAATATAATAAGATAGAAAGAACATTTTAGTTTCTTTCGTTATATAATATTACGATGCTGGTATTCGTTTGATATTCGTCAACCATTAACTCATTTTATTAGTTAGCGTTGTAACTCTTAATCCTTCACAAACTTTTAATTAAGAGATGCAACTTTTGGTGAATATTTAGATGAGAGAAGAACCAAAAAAAGATGGATGATTTCTTGGCCAAAGAGAGATACCTCATCATCTTTTCTATTCCCAGCTCTAGTAGGTTATATGGGATTTGCTTTGTCTCAAAAAAAAAGGTTATATGGGTTTTGCTGTCGTAGGTAAGCCTTCTACCCACTTTTGATTTTTACCCAAAATAACCCTATCACTCAGCTAACATATTGATAATTCATggattattttgttattttatccCAAACACAAAATTTTAGCTCATACCTCTGTCACTTAGCTCACATTTCTTCTCTTTTATCTACAATTAAGAAGCCTTGGATTCCTTTCTCCTCCATCGGGCAAGCACTCCATCCTCTCAATTTCTCCAATCCTTGATTGCTCTTACAATGCTCTCAGTCCGAATTTATTGAAACAGGTTGGAGATTTCATTGAAATATTAATTTCACCCACCCACTAGTTGTCTATCTTTCATAGAATCAAGAGCTTCGACGGAAACTTTGGCTGTTCTccaattaatttcaatttccgATCATTTATTGTATTAAGTCATCAAACTTTATTAACAGTCTTCTTTGTAAATTACTGGTTAAATACTAAGAAGTCGTGTTGACACTCTTTATCTGATGAGGCTGTTGGGTTACATTTCCATTTATAAGCAATCCCTCATTCATTGCTTCGGCCGCTTCTCAATTTAATGGACTGGTAGGGTGAAATCAGTGGCCATCTGTTGTAACTTGTTACTGCTAAAGCAACAACCCATTTTGGTAGCTATGAAGATAAATCCTCTATTTTCAAACAATTAAAGACTTTGTCACTTCAATTTTTGATAGTGATTAAGGCGACATCAATTGTGGTGGTAGCCGGCGAGAAAAATGAGGCACTGGGGAGTGAACTGGTGTGTTCTTGAAGAAAGAAATTTGGAGTCTGAGAAAGaatttaataatttagttaGAAAGGCCAAGAAgtccttattttttttagctGGCAGGAGTACTTTAAGTTTTTTTTGGGTAAATCAAAAGTGGGTAACATGCACTCCTATATATAGAGAGATGGTCTTTAAGCAATAATAGGAATTCTGGTAAAGACttgtttcacttttttcttttttaaaaattaataaacctTTAACTAGGTAGAATAATTTAAAACAGCAAAGTAACTGAAAGAGTAATATTGTTAAATGTCTTTTCCTTTTAATTCAGCGATGAACACAATTATAGAATTGTTGATAGagtgattttatttttcagCAAATATTTTAAGGGTAATATAAGATAAAAGGtcaaaaaattgacaaaaaagaTACATACCAATAGTGGCATAGGAGAGGTGCCACGTCACCTACTTAATGCCTAGCTTTATTATACATAGATAGATTTTTGGGGTATAATCCTAACTTCATTTTTTATCACAGGTACCTGCTTCCAGAACATGTTAATCATTGTCATTTGCGCATCTCATATTCAGCGCACACAGATCTTAATATCAAGTTTCAATCTCATCGAAGCAGGTAGCACAGATTTACCTAGACAGCTTTTTGTATCTATGACTTTGTTTCTGtatattcttattgttattgctaTACTTGCTTGCATTTTTCTTTGCTGATTTTATCATTATCTGCTTTTGATTTACAGTTGAGgtgttttctaatattttatGCTGCTTGTCATCTAGGGTTTAGTGAAGCTCAGCAGCTAAAACACAGATGTGTTTGTCATGGCCTCATAGtaattttctttatcttataaTAGTGGTTAACAACATTCTTCTCATTTCTCATTTTAGATGACCATGTGAAGATCCTTTGTTTTTATACTGAGTTCATGGTTTGGAGAATGCTTGTCTATTGTTTTAGGGATCACTAACTGTGTATTTATTTCAAATACTGCTTAATGCGACTTCTTTTAATAGCAAGACATTGTTGCTGAGTTGTCTGATAGTTTTTAATGTTTGTTATCAGATTTTATCTTGTTTCCTTCTATTTGTCCTGATCCTCTCCTTTTCCCGGTAAGTTTTATTGGATGAATGTTGAGTTTTATTTGTATCTGGCATCACTCATCGTGGGGATCTAGTTAGCAGAGAAAAAGCACGGGATATAAGTTAGATGAGTATATTTGCCTTTGTTAAAGAACCTCTGTGGATAGGACGTTTATGTGTGTTCCCGGTGACTCTCCCAGTGTCAATCCCaagttatctttctttttttctttttttttttaaataagatGTCAAAACAAAGTTATCTTAGGAAGTTACTTAGCTCTTTGATTGCGGATGTTTCCCCTGTAGGGTTGTGAAACTAAAattgttatttatggtatttcaTTGTTAGTGCTGTACAAAGGGACGCTTCTTTAACTGCAAGACATGTCTACATGTCTACAAGACAATCTGTCCTTGTAATTCAACTACAACACTTATTTAGTAGTGGATTCTAATATTTTAGGTCGTACTGATAGTAAGGTGACATTTCAGTTTGAGAACCACCATGACCTGTTAGTATTTTCGGTTTCAGTTTGAGAACTACCATGACCTGTTAGTATTTTCGGTTCTCTGTTGCTAGCTTTCAGGTTGCACCAAATTTCCTTTGAATTTTTATCTTCTAATCCTTTTCTTTTAACTTCAAAAAGACTTGTGTTAAACACTGGACTTAGTGCTAGTGTAGTACTCCTTCCGcttcaatttatttgacctactttcCTTTTAgtccgtttcaaaaagaatgactcTATCCTTTTTTagcaactctttaatttcaactgTCCACGAGATTAAAGggcattttgatacatttgacatatgtttaatttaagaccacaagattcaagtctttctttattttcttaaaatccgTTCCAAGTCAAAGTaggccaaacaaattgaaacggggTGAGTAACTAGTAATAGCTAAGCCTTAATTCCAACATATTGTATCGTCTATATGGATTTTTGGATTTCATTATATTTCTGTACTTACAGCTTCGTCGGCATTGATTCTTGGAAGCTGTAGGTATTTTGAGACATCACCATGTGATTTTAGGTCTACTTTGGATCCTTATAGAACCTTCAATCACCATATTGTCACAATAGAACCTTCAATCACTGTACTGTCACATCTACTTACCGGTGCATCAGAAGGTATGGATGGAAACTGATGTGGAAAACCATTAGGTTGATATTATAGGGATAAGAGTGAGAGTTTAGTGaatatatttttggtgaacCCCTAATTTATGTAAAATGTAATCTATTTGCCCATTCTTTGATGGCTTAAATGTTTGATACTATTCCTTTCTATACAACTCTCCCAACTTCCAAGAATCAGTATCATAAactattcaaattttaaactttgatgtgatattataTCTATAAATCTTTAACTTTTCAACCACTATAATAGGTTAGTTCACTAGCCCTAACATTATATAGAattcaaattaatattttaaattccttTACAAGTCAAACATTGTCATATAAGGCATGGAGGGAGAATTATTTAGTGTTGGAATGAAACCGGTCCAATAGAGCTGATTGATTATAGATGATTCACCAACTAATTTGGAATTGAAGCacagttgattgattgatttcgGGTTTTTCATCTCAATAGTCAACAGTCAGGATATGAACTGAGCTTTTAGGGGATGGGATGAGGGAGGGTCTTGTTTTTGTAGTTATTTTGTGGTATAGTTGCTATGGTAATTTCGTAACAGTGGTCTTTGTTTAATAGCAGTGTTTTTGCACTTATCATTGCTTTCGAGATATTTAATGTGCCAAACTAAACTTTTTGGGGGAAATATGTATTCCAGATTTTGTCGAATTTCAGGGTTATATAATTTAGTGGATTTGATATTCATAGAAGCCTAC
The sequence above is a segment of the Solanum dulcamara chromosome 11, daSolDulc1.2, whole genome shotgun sequence genome. Coding sequences within it:
- the LOC129874787 gene encoding polypyrimidine tract-binding protein homolog 1 isoform X2, with the protein product MSTSGQQQFRYTQTPSKVLHLRNLPWDCSDEELVELCKPFGKIVNTKCNVGANRNQAFVEFADLNQAINMVSYYASSSEPAQVRGKTVYIQYSNRNEIVNNKSPGDVPGNVLLVTIEGVEAGDVSIDVIHLVFSAFGFVQKIATFEKAAGFQALIQFSDVGTASAAREALDGRSIPKYLLPEHVNHCHLRISYSAHTDLNIKFQSHRSRDYTNPYLPVNPTAMEGLLQPVVGPDGKKKEPESNVLFASIENMQYAVTVDVLHTVFSAFGTVQKIAIFEKNGQTQALIQYPDLTIAAAAKDALEGHCIYDGGYCIQ